From Topomyia yanbarensis strain Yona2022 chromosome 1, ASM3024719v1, whole genome shotgun sequence, one genomic window encodes:
- the LOC131687316 gene encoding splicing factor 1 yields MTSKHKDKDRDRDRDGESSHSHGKSRDKDRERRRSRSRSKHRDRDRDRDRDRDRDRHRRRNSRSKSRDRRRRSHSRSREQRRSRDRDRERDRDRDRERDRDRYDQGSSRGSDRLGGHRGGPPPDSRDKDSGYDYKGLEFTQSVIESMMSTAANAKNFAELLTSYSQQQQIQQQQQQMQAQKALIDAHNENSQSSEYGRDNGGYGGSGNNSGSEAEARRKKKKSRWAGGDHDKTFIPGMPTILPAGMSQDQQEAYLVQLQIEEISRKLRTGDLMISQNPDERSPSPEPIYSSDGKRLNTREFRTRKKLEEQRHQLIQRMQCMNPDFKPPSDYKPPVIRVSDKVLIPQEEHPDINFVGLLIGPRGNTLKAMEKDTGAKIIIRGKGSVKEGKVGRKDGQPLPGEDEPLHAFITASNPESVKKAVDRIKDVIRQGIEVPEGHNDLRRMQLRELAQLNGTLRETDGPRCTNCGSNEHKTWLCPDKPNVTNNIVCSSCGGAGHIAKDCRSKRPGQGGPPTGNTQTKIDEEYMSLMAELGEGPPPETTHQTTGHSKSYGLFEPRQAPRPLMQTPHLPPPPQHQPQAVPTTSAPMPHPPQMSQWGHQAMPPIPAPPPPPPGITPLMSWGQQPPPPGGSPDVLPPGTAPLPRFPQGYPPPPGVSQQPLAPGTGPVHSWGGSNGSAPPPLMPPGTWQSSSASGYMQPPPMPPGMPPAHLLSAPPPPPPPAS; encoded by the exons ATGACCTCAAAACACAAGGACAAAGACCGCGATCGTGACCGTGATGGAGAATCGAGCCATTCGCACGGGAAATCGCGTGATAAGGACCGAGAACGCAGAAG GTCTCGCTCTCGCAGCAAACATCGCGACCGAGATCGTGACCGGGATCGCGATAGGGATCGGGATCGTCATCGAAGACGCAACAGTCGAAGCAAGTCGCGAGATCGGCGCCGTCGAAGCCATTCACGCAGTCGTGAACAGAGACGTTCCCGGGatcgggaccgagaacgtgatCGGGATAGGGATCGCGAACGGGATCGTGACCGATATGATCAGGGTAGTAGCCGCGGTTCTGATCGTTTGGGAGGTCATCGTGGTGGCCCACCGCCGGATAGTCGCGATAAGGATAGCGGATACGATTACAAGGGATTGGAGTTTACGCAAAGCGTTATCGAATCGATGATGTCGACGGCGGCAAATGCGAAGAATTTTGCTGAACTGTTGACTAGCTATAGTCAGCAGCAGCAGATtcagcaacaacagcaacagaTGCAAGCTCAGAAGGCGCTGATTGATGCGCACAATGAGAATAGTCAATCGTCGGAGTATGGCAGGG ATAACGGTGGTTATGGTGGAAGTGGTAACAACAGCGGTAGCGAAGCGGAAGCGCGCCGTAAGAAGAAAAAGTCACGTTGGGCTGGTGGCGATCATGATAAGACGTTTATCCCCGGTATGCCTACCATACTGCCAGCCGGAATGAGTCAGGATCAGCAGGAGGCTTATTTGG TCCAGCTACAAATCGAGGAAATTAGTCGGAAGCTACGCACTGGGGATCTGATGATATCGCAGAATCCGGACGAAAG ATCACCTTCACCTGAACCGATCTACAGCAGCGACGGCAAGAGGTTGAACACCCGTGAATTCCGCACCAGGAAGAAGCTTGAAGAGCAACGTCATCAGCTGATCCAGCGAATGCAGTGCATGAATCCGGACTTTAAGCCCCCATCGGATTATAA ACCCCCGGTGATTCGAGTTAGCGACAAAGTGCTCATTCCCCAGGAGGAACATCCGGATATAAACTTCGTAGGTTTACTGATCGGACCGCGCGGAAACACGTTGAAAGCCATGGAAAAAGATACCGGTGCTAAGATCATAATCCGCGGAAAGGGTTCCGTAAAGGAGGGTAAAGTTGGCCGCAAGGATGGACAACCACTGCCCGGTGAAGACGAACCTCTGCATGCATTTATCACAGCCAGCAATCCAGAATCGGTCAAGAAAGCCGTCGATCGGATTAAGGATGTTATTCGGCAGGGTATCGAGGTCCCGGAGGGACACAACGATCTCCGGCGAATGCAGCTGCGAGAACTGGCACAACTAAACGGAACACTTCGCGAGACCGATGGTCCTCGCTGTACAAACTGTGGTTCGAACGAACACAAAACTTGGCTCTGCCCGGATAAACCCAACGTGACAAACAACATCGTTTGTTCGTCCTGCGGTGGAGCAGGTCACATAGCAAAGGATTGTCGCAGTAAAAGACCCGGACAGGGAGGACCCCCAACCGGTAACACCCAGACCAAAATTGACGAAGAGTACATGAGTTTGATGGCAGAACTGGGTGAAGGTCCACCACCGGAAACCACCCATCAAACTACCGGCCATTCAAAATCCTACGGACTGTTCGAACCACGGCAAGCTCCACGACCTCTGATGCAAACGCCACACCTACCCCCTCCACCACAACATCAACCCCAGGCGGTACCGACAACCTCTGCTCCAATGCCGCATCCCCCACAAATGAGTCAATGGGGCCATCAGGCTATGCCTCCCATCCCTGCTCCTCCACCACCTCCACCCGGTATAACACCGCTAATGTCATGGGGTCAACAACCACCTCCCCCGGGTGGCAGTCCCGATGTACTACCACCGGGAACGGCTCCACTCCCTCGATTCCCTCAAGGTTATCCTCCGCCACCGGGTGTCTCGCAGCAACCCCTAGCCCCCGGTACCGGACCAGTTCATTCTTGGGGTGGAAGCAATGGTTCGGCTCCACCGCCACTTATGCCACCAGGTACGTGGCAAAGCTCGAGTGCTAGTGGCTATATGCAACCGCCACCGATGCCTCCGGGAATGCCACCTGCCCATTTGCTAAGTGCACCTCCTCCGCCACCACCGCCAGCGTCTTAG